A region from the Halobacillus mangrovi genome encodes:
- the kynB gene encoding arylformamidase: MKLIDISMHLNNQTPEWPGDEPFHYKLTMSIEETESVNIGQFTASNHTGTHIDAPFHYDNEGLKVADLPPERFIGEALVINMENKKVIRKKDLQSFQFNGVTKVLFRTKSWEDRKQFPQSYTVIGEDVAEFLYDKGIDLIGVDTPSVDPETSKDLPAHHSLYKHDLLILEGLQMDHVAPGAYELMAFPLKMDEADGSPVRAILKQK, translated from the coding sequence ATGAAACTAATCGATATCTCTATGCATCTGAATAATCAAACACCAGAGTGGCCAGGAGACGAACCGTTTCATTATAAATTGACAATGTCTATTGAAGAGACTGAGTCTGTGAATATCGGCCAATTTACGGCCAGCAACCATACCGGCACACATATAGACGCCCCGTTTCATTATGATAACGAGGGATTGAAAGTGGCCGACCTTCCACCTGAACGTTTTATCGGTGAAGCCTTAGTTATTAACATGGAGAACAAGAAAGTGATCAGAAAAAAAGACCTCCAATCTTTTCAGTTTAATGGAGTTACCAAAGTCCTTTTTCGGACAAAGAGTTGGGAAGACCGAAAACAATTCCCTCAATCTTACACGGTGATTGGTGAAGATGTAGCCGAATTTCTATACGACAAGGGCATTGATCTGATTGGAGTTGATACTCCCTCTGTAGACCCGGAAACAAGTAAAGACCTCCCTGCCCATCATTCCTTATATAAGCATGATTTATTAATATTGGAAGGATTGCAGATGGACCATGTCGCACCAGGTGCTTATGAGCTGATGGCATTTCCATTGAAGATGGATGAAGCGGACGGCAGCCCTGTTCGAGCGATATTAAAGCAAAAATAA
- the recQ gene encoding DNA helicase RecQ: MMEKAEQLLQQYYGFSTFRPGQEQAISQVLNAQNTLAVMPTGGGKSLCYQIPGLALPGTAIIISPLISLMKDQVDALNSYGIPATYINSSLSTEEQRQRIFDMANGSYHFVYVAPERFDSGHFLSAIQSIQLSLIAFDEAHCISQWGHDFRPSYRSIVPTLKQIPNLPVFMALTATATPEVINDIRHLIDVPETSVVNTGFARHNLSFRIIKGRDKRDFVEEYLESRPNESGIIYTATRKDADQLEQFLSNKSFSIGRYHAGMTENQRKQVQMDFVQDEITTIVATNAFGMGIDKSNVRYVIHYSMPMNIESYYQEAGRAGRDGEPGDCVLLFSSQDINLQRFLIDQSPSEDKKIEEYAKLQSMINYCHTHTCLQQYILEYFNDPTPTEPCGKCSNCTYEGEKQNMTKEAQMVLSCVKRMGERFGAGLTAKVLKGSADQKVKQFQFQSLSTYGIMSNYTEKELKRFIHFLTAEGYLTPGQGRYPTLKLSNEAVAVLRGEQPVVMLVEATTTHQEAAYNEEYFQELRTLRKAIADEKGLPPYVIFSDATLKEFSTYLPENKQEMLAIKGVGEQKFEKYGEEFLAIIRPWSEQAERKPSPSSRPAPASTLPKKDPSDERPSHVISFQLWDEENKSIEEIAKDRGLSPQTVESHLLRRAREIDDFNWNRWFSEDQEHTVLQHYEDLEEKKLKPLKERLPEEYTYSTIKAVLSKHELI, encoded by the coding sequence ATGATGGAAAAAGCTGAACAACTCTTGCAGCAATATTATGGCTTCTCTACCTTCCGCCCGGGTCAGGAACAAGCGATAAGCCAAGTATTAAACGCTCAGAATACATTGGCCGTGATGCCTACAGGTGGAGGGAAATCTCTTTGCTATCAGATACCAGGTTTAGCGCTTCCTGGCACAGCAATCATTATTTCCCCGCTGATTTCCCTTATGAAGGATCAGGTAGATGCTTTGAATTCTTATGGTATTCCAGCCACCTATATCAACAGCTCATTGTCGACGGAAGAACAACGACAGCGAATTTTTGATATGGCCAACGGCTCTTACCATTTTGTTTATGTGGCGCCTGAACGGTTTGATTCCGGGCATTTTCTCTCAGCTATCCAAAGCATTCAGCTCTCTTTGATCGCCTTTGATGAAGCACACTGTATCTCTCAATGGGGACACGATTTTAGGCCAAGCTACAGGTCTATAGTTCCAACACTCAAACAAATCCCGAACCTTCCTGTCTTTATGGCTTTGACAGCAACAGCGACACCGGAAGTGATCAATGATATCAGACATTTAATCGATGTACCCGAAACCTCTGTCGTCAACACAGGATTTGCCCGCCATAACTTATCTTTTCGTATTATAAAAGGAAGAGATAAACGTGATTTCGTTGAAGAGTACTTGGAAAGCAGACCAAATGAGTCTGGCATCATCTATACGGCGACAAGAAAAGATGCTGACCAGCTAGAGCAATTCTTATCTAATAAAAGCTTTTCTATCGGAAGGTATCATGCGGGAATGACAGAAAACCAGCGGAAGCAAGTGCAAATGGATTTTGTTCAAGATGAAATCACAACGATTGTCGCTACTAATGCTTTTGGAATGGGGATAGACAAGTCGAATGTGCGGTATGTCATTCATTACTCGATGCCGATGAATATCGAGTCGTATTATCAAGAAGCCGGACGTGCTGGAAGGGATGGAGAGCCAGGCGATTGTGTGCTGTTATTTTCCAGCCAGGACATCAACCTACAGCGTTTTCTTATCGATCAATCTCCATCTGAGGATAAAAAGATAGAGGAATACGCCAAGTTACAATCGATGATTAATTACTGTCATACTCATACTTGCTTGCAGCAGTACATTTTGGAATATTTTAACGATCCTACTCCAACCGAGCCATGTGGAAAATGTTCAAATTGCACGTATGAAGGCGAAAAGCAGAATATGACAAAAGAAGCCCAGATGGTCTTATCTTGTGTGAAACGAATGGGCGAACGATTTGGTGCGGGATTAACGGCAAAAGTGTTAAAGGGATCTGCTGATCAGAAAGTGAAGCAATTCCAATTCCAATCCCTCTCTACTTACGGGATTATGTCTAACTATACCGAAAAAGAACTGAAAAGGTTCATTCACTTCTTAACGGCTGAAGGATACCTGACGCCTGGTCAAGGACGGTATCCTACACTAAAGCTTTCCAACGAGGCCGTTGCTGTCCTAAGAGGCGAACAGCCGGTAGTTATGTTAGTAGAGGCGACCACTACCCATCAGGAAGCAGCGTACAATGAAGAATACTTCCAAGAGCTTCGGACATTAAGGAAAGCGATAGCTGACGAAAAGGGGCTTCCACCTTATGTAATCTTCTCTGATGCGACCTTGAAAGAATTCTCTACTTATCTTCCTGAAAATAAGCAAGAGATGCTGGCTATAAAAGGAGTTGGAGAGCAGAAATTCGAAAAGTATGGAGAAGAATTTCTGGCCATCATTCGTCCTTGGAGCGAGCAGGCAGAAAGGAAGCCAAGTCCCTCCTCGAGGCCAGCACCTGCCTCCACCTTACCTAAAAAAGATCCGTCTGATGAGAGACCTAGTCATGTGATATCGTTTCAACTCTGGGATGAAGAGAACAAATCCATCGAAGAAATCGCGAAAGATCGCGGACTAAGCCCCCAAACAGTAGAAAGCCATTTATTACGGCGAGCTCGCGAAATTGATGACTTCAACTGGAATAGATGGTTCAGCGAAGATCAAGAGCATACGGTGCTGCAGCATTACGAAGACTTAGAGGAAAAGAAATTAAAACCTTTGAAGGAACGACTGCCCGAGGAATACACGTACTCAACTATTAAAGCTGTGCTTTCTAAACATGAATTGATTTGA
- the kynU gene encoding kynureninase yields MTKSKITRETAKKLDRTDELSIYKSEFYTKDSTYYMDGNSLGLLSKRAERTLMTSLEDWKTYGIDGWTEGKQPWFYMSEQIGEMTAPLIGAKAHEVINTGSITANLHQLLASFYKPDGKRTKIIADELNFPSDIYALKSQIDLHGLQPSAHLIQVESQDGYTLSEDNIIAQMDEEVALLLLPSVLYRSGQLLDIEKITKAAHDQGIIVGFDLAHSIGALPHHLNDWDVDFAVWCTYKYLNSGPGGVGGLYVHEKHLGKKPGLAGWFSSKKEKQFDMEHELTPAETAGAYQMGTPHILSSAPLLGSLEIFHEAGIKSIREKSLALTRMMMNLIHQELPDYGFQLANPLEDERRGGHICLLHPEAASICKALKEENVIPDFRSPNVIRLAPIALYISFEDVYDVTLILKGIMENEKHKRFKNERGIIA; encoded by the coding sequence ATGACGAAATCTAAAATCACTAGAGAAACTGCTAAAAAGCTCGATCGAACTGATGAACTATCCATTTACAAAAGTGAATTTTATACGAAGGATTCTACCTATTATATGGATGGAAATTCTCTAGGTCTGCTTTCAAAAAGAGCGGAGAGAACACTGATGACATCTTTGGAAGATTGGAAGACTTACGGCATTGATGGATGGACGGAGGGAAAACAGCCGTGGTTTTATATGTCAGAGCAAATCGGAGAAATGACGGCGCCCTTAATCGGGGCAAAAGCACATGAAGTCATTAATACCGGCTCGATTACCGCGAATCTTCATCAACTGTTGGCTTCCTTTTATAAACCAGATGGAAAGCGAACGAAAATTATAGCTGATGAACTCAATTTCCCTTCAGATATATATGCTCTGAAAAGCCAGATTGACCTCCATGGGTTGCAGCCATCCGCGCATTTAATTCAAGTCGAGAGTCAGGATGGATATACCTTATCAGAAGATAATATTATCGCTCAGATGGATGAAGAAGTCGCTCTCCTCCTGCTCCCTTCCGTGCTTTACAGGAGTGGGCAGCTTCTTGATATAGAAAAAATAACAAAGGCGGCGCATGACCAGGGAATTATTGTTGGATTCGACTTGGCCCACTCCATAGGCGCTCTTCCCCACCACTTGAATGATTGGGACGTCGACTTTGCTGTTTGGTGCACTTATAAATATTTGAACAGCGGCCCTGGCGGAGTCGGTGGATTGTATGTCCATGAGAAGCACTTAGGAAAGAAACCAGGTTTAGCAGGTTGGTTCAGCTCAAAAAAAGAAAAGCAATTTGATATGGAGCATGAATTAACACCAGCAGAAACAGCCGGTGCTTATCAGATGGGGACGCCACATATTCTAAGTTCTGCTCCGCTTCTTGGTTCTCTGGAAATTTTCCATGAAGCAGGCATAAAATCAATCCGCGAGAAGTCCTTAGCACTCACCCGCATGATGATGAACTTGATTCATCAGGAGCTTCCGGATTATGGGTTTCAGTTAGCGAATCCGCTGGAAGATGAACGGCGAGGCGGGCATATTTGTTTACTTCATCCAGAAGCAGCAAGTATATGTAAAGCCTTGAAAGAAGAAAATGTTATTCCTGATTTTCGCTCTCCAAATGTCATCCGCCTTGCCCCAATCGCGCTCTACATCTCATTTGAAGATGTTTATGATGTAACCTTAATTCTTAAAGGTATTATGGAAAACGAAAAGCATAAACGATTTAAAAATGAACGTGGGATCATAGCTTAA
- a CDS encoding NADP-dependent oxidoreductase translates to MKAIVIEQYGGNEQLVEKELNQPNLENNQVLVELHATSINPIDWKLREGYLKEMLDFEFPIILGWDAAGIVKEVGSEVKQYKKGDRVFSRPATTRFGTYAEYTAIDEALLAPLPDNIPFEEAAAVPLAGLTAWQCLVDFAEIKEGDRVLIHAGSGGVGQYAIQLAKHFGAYVATTASGKNQDWVEELGVDQFINYREVNFEEVLSNFDIVLDTLGGEIQEKSYKVLKEGGRMPSIVQPPEEALAEKYNVKAGFVWLEPSGEKLSKLADLMENGKLTSVIGHRFPLTEDGLKEAHEISESHHAKGKIVISIK, encoded by the coding sequence ATGAAAGCCATTGTCATAGAACAGTACGGAGGAAATGAGCAATTAGTTGAAAAAGAACTGAATCAACCCAATCTCGAAAACAATCAAGTACTCGTTGAACTTCATGCTACATCCATCAACCCGATTGACTGGAAATTAAGAGAAGGATACTTGAAAGAGATGCTCGATTTTGAATTCCCAATTATTTTGGGCTGGGATGCAGCTGGAATCGTGAAAGAAGTTGGAAGTGAAGTGAAACAATATAAAAAAGGTGATCGGGTATTTTCAAGACCCGCGACGACAAGGTTTGGAACCTATGCAGAATATACAGCCATAGATGAAGCTCTGCTCGCTCCATTACCTGACAATATTCCATTTGAAGAAGCAGCGGCTGTTCCGCTTGCTGGACTCACTGCATGGCAATGTCTCGTCGATTTTGCTGAGATTAAAGAAGGAGACCGCGTCTTAATTCATGCCGGATCTGGAGGCGTTGGGCAGTATGCCATTCAATTAGCCAAGCATTTTGGTGCTTATGTTGCGACAACTGCGAGTGGCAAAAACCAGGACTGGGTTGAGGAATTAGGAGTAGACCAATTTATCAATTATCGTGAAGTAAACTTTGAGGAAGTTCTGAGTAATTTTGACATCGTCTTAGATACCCTGGGCGGGGAAATTCAAGAAAAAAGTTACAAAGTATTAAAAGAAGGCGGACGCATGCCATCAATTGTCCAGCCTCCTGAGGAAGCTCTTGCAGAAAAATATAACGTGAAAGCAGGCTTTGTGTGGCTTGAACCGAGTGGGGAAAAGCTTTCGAAACTTGCTGATTTGATGGAAAATGGCAAGCTTACCTCTGTGATTGGTCATCGCTTTCCGCTAACGGAAGATGGATTAAAAGAAGCACACGAAATTAGTGAAAGCCATCATGCAAAAGGTAAAATCGTCATCTCGATAAAATAA
- a CDS encoding alpha-E domain-containing protein encodes MLSRVADSLYWMARNIERAENNSRVLSVQLIHMLEASDQEVADRDWAEVLEICASEAEYLERYERLDRDAIIQYLTISPLNMNSLMNSMLYARENARSTRDIIPHELWEVLNEFHLAQKDWQEMANTRQHTQDYLKKVIRTSMSAQGVIESTMSRGIPYSFIKVGKWVERAEKTARVLNVICEKNRKEAVHHTDNYYYWLTALQYLNGYDAYIKENPPTMESRNVLNFLIKEATFPRSIRYCMNHVLEAIQNLESGKVSHYSEDLFQMLKMVQDEISETNIDEMNMEELMRFLDHFQDRCHTVSRMFSETYYLIEPVHAK; translated from the coding sequence ATGCTTAGTAGAGTAGCCGATTCGCTATATTGGATGGCACGTAATATTGAGCGTGCAGAGAACAATTCAAGAGTACTTAGTGTTCAACTGATTCATATGCTGGAAGCCTCTGACCAGGAGGTCGCCGACCGCGACTGGGCTGAGGTATTGGAAATATGTGCCTCAGAGGCCGAGTACCTCGAACGTTATGAGCGCCTGGACAGAGATGCAATCATCCAGTACTTAACGATCAGTCCTTTAAATATGAATTCTCTTATGAACAGTATGCTTTATGCAAGAGAGAATGCAAGGTCGACACGTGACATCATTCCACATGAGCTTTGGGAAGTACTGAATGAGTTCCATTTAGCTCAAAAGGACTGGCAGGAGATGGCGAATACAAGGCAGCATACCCAGGACTATTTGAAAAAAGTAATTAGAACCTCTATGTCAGCCCAAGGGGTCATCGAATCAACGATGAGCCGAGGCATTCCTTATTCTTTCATTAAGGTAGGAAAATGGGTAGAACGTGCAGAGAAAACCGCTCGAGTCTTAAATGTCATATGTGAAAAGAACAGGAAAGAAGCCGTACACCATACAGACAATTACTATTATTGGCTCACTGCTTTGCAGTATCTAAATGGGTACGATGCTTATATTAAAGAAAATCCTCCAACGATGGAGTCGAGGAATGTGTTGAACTTTTTAATCAAAGAAGCCACGTTCCCGAGATCGATCCGGTATTGTATGAACCATGTTCTTGAAGCGATCCAAAACCTCGAGTCTGGAAAGGTATCGCATTACTCTGAGGATTTGTTCCAAATGCTTAAAATGGTTCAGGATGAGATTAGTGAAACAAATATTGATGAAATGAATATGGAAGAGTTGATGAGGTTCTTGGATCATTTCCAAGATCGCTGCCATACCGTAAGCCGAATGTTCTCAGAAACCTACTACTTAATTGAACCAGTCCATGCCAAGTGA
- a CDS encoding BCCT family transporter: MNNKHTGRIDWPVFAISGGLLVLFVFFALIDISLIETIVNKSFGWSAKYFGAFWQILMLATFFVGIGLAFSKYGRVKMGNMEKPEISLYKWLSIIMATLLAGGGVFWAAAEPMYHFLTVPPHQSGIEAGTKAAINPALAQSFMHWGFLAWAILGTISAVVMMYGHYHKGMPMKPRTLLYPIFGEKLRSSWLGTLIDAFSVIAVAAGTIGPIGFLGLQASYGLQEIFGIPNQFSTQFTIIFAVVLISTISAVTGLYKGIQYLSSFNVRLAIALMAFIVIFGPGGFIIDHFLSGFGYYVDQFIPMSTFRGDAGWLSGWTVFFWGWFIGYGPMMAILVSRISRGRTIREIIVAVSIFAPVISTFWFTVLGGSGIFFELNNPGSVSEALNAAGNPAAMFAITEQFPLASVISPLFLILTILFVVTTSDSMSYTIAMAVTGEGNPKKWLRIFWAVLMGSVAVILLITGDSGITQLQNFIVVTAVPVSILLLPMIWLAPRVAKEMAIKQEMTDKK, from the coding sequence ATGAATAACAAGCATACAGGGCGAATTGATTGGCCCGTCTTCGCTATCAGCGGAGGATTATTAGTACTTTTTGTATTTTTTGCCCTTATTGATATTAGTTTAATTGAAACAATCGTCAACAAGAGCTTTGGCTGGTCTGCTAAATACTTCGGAGCATTCTGGCAAATACTCATGCTAGCCACATTTTTTGTAGGCATTGGCCTGGCCTTCTCTAAATATGGAAGAGTCAAAATGGGAAATATGGAGAAACCTGAAATCAGCCTTTACAAATGGCTGTCCATCATCATGGCTACCTTGCTTGCCGGTGGAGGAGTATTCTGGGCGGCAGCTGAGCCGATGTACCACTTTTTAACGGTGCCTCCACATCAATCAGGCATTGAAGCGGGTACAAAAGCAGCGATTAACCCTGCACTCGCTCAAAGCTTTATGCACTGGGGATTCTTAGCATGGGCGATCCTTGGTACGATCAGTGCTGTTGTGATGATGTATGGACATTATCATAAAGGCATGCCAATGAAACCACGGACTTTGCTGTATCCTATTTTCGGTGAGAAGCTGAGAAGCAGCTGGCTAGGGACATTAATTGATGCTTTCTCTGTCATTGCCGTTGCAGCCGGAACCATAGGACCGATCGGATTCCTTGGCCTCCAGGCTAGTTATGGTCTTCAAGAAATCTTTGGCATTCCGAATCAGTTCAGCACACAATTTACGATCATCTTTGCGGTGGTGCTGATCTCAACGATTTCGGCTGTAACAGGTTTGTACAAAGGGATTCAATATCTAAGTAGTTTTAATGTACGTTTAGCCATTGCGCTGATGGCCTTTATTGTTATTTTTGGACCGGGTGGATTTATTATTGATCATTTTCTATCTGGATTTGGTTACTATGTAGATCAGTTCATCCCTATGAGTACTTTCCGTGGAGACGCTGGCTGGTTGTCCGGTTGGACCGTATTCTTCTGGGGATGGTTTATTGGTTATGGTCCAATGATGGCTATCCTTGTCAGTCGTATTTCCAGAGGGCGTACCATTCGTGAAATCATTGTCGCCGTTTCTATATTTGCACCAGTGATTTCTACGTTCTGGTTTACCGTTTTAGGCGGTTCAGGGATTTTCTTTGAGCTAAATAATCCAGGTTCTGTTTCTGAGGCCTTGAATGCAGCAGGTAACCCTGCAGCGATGTTTGCGATAACAGAGCAATTCCCGTTGGCTTCTGTCATTTCACCGCTGTTCTTGATTTTGACAATCTTGTTTGTGGTGACAACAAGTGATTCGATGTCCTATACAATCGCCATGGCTGTGACAGGGGAAGGAAACCCGAAGAAATGGCTTCGTATTTTCTGGGCAGTCTTAATGGGATCTGTAGCCGTGATCCTTCTTATCACAGGGGACAGTGGAATTACACAGCTGCAAAACTTTATTGTTGTAACTGCTGTACCTGTATCCATTCTCCTTCTTCCAATGATCTGGTTAGCTCCACGAGTAGCGAAGGAAATGGCAATAAAACAAGAAATGACTGATAAAAAATAA
- a CDS encoding transglutaminase family protein, with product MKFQIEHTNTFYYENFVDQSMNHIRLKPRTDECQRLLAYRTEITPNSLIKEHIDLWGNHVETFFIPEKHEHLTVRTISTVSIQKSPFIRMIHTSQEMINIFYSELFKRHYLAYLNETPYTFLYKEQIEEIVNAVGDPSDPIRFSLDLMAYINQSIYYDTGVTHVNTKAYESWPLKGGVCQDYAHIMIGVLRAKGIPARYVSGYLYVGEDSALIGDAATHAWVEVMVPGIGWVGLDPTNNVEALEQHIRIGTGRDYADVSPLQGVYRGGGQNLDVKVSVTLLDN from the coding sequence ATGAAATTTCAAATAGAACATACCAATACTTTTTATTATGAAAACTTTGTTGATCAAAGCATGAATCACATTCGTTTAAAGCCGCGTACAGATGAGTGTCAACGGTTATTGGCCTACCGGACTGAGATTACTCCAAATTCACTAATTAAAGAGCATATTGATCTATGGGGAAACCATGTTGAAACGTTCTTCATTCCTGAAAAACATGAACATTTAACGGTTAGGACCATTTCAACAGTAAGTATTCAAAAAAGCCCATTCATTAGGATGATTCATACTTCTCAAGAGATGATTAATATCTTTTATTCGGAGTTGTTTAAGCGTCATTATTTAGCTTATTTAAATGAAACTCCGTACACCTTCTTGTACAAAGAACAAATTGAAGAAATTGTGAATGCGGTGGGAGACCCTTCAGACCCCATTCGATTTTCCCTTGACTTGATGGCCTATATTAATCAATCAATTTACTATGATACGGGTGTAACCCACGTCAATACAAAAGCATACGAATCATGGCCGTTAAAGGGAGGCGTTTGTCAAGATTACGCTCACATTATGATTGGTGTGTTGAGGGCAAAAGGTATCCCTGCCAGGTATGTCAGTGGTTATTTATATGTTGGGGAAGATTCCGCATTGATTGGGGATGCCGCGACTCATGCCTGGGTGGAAGTGATGGTTCCCGGCATAGGCTGGGTAGGCTTGGATCCGACGAACAACGTCGAAGCGCTTGAACAGCATATTCGTATCGGAACGGGCAGAGATTATGCTGATGTGAGTCCGCTGCAAGGTGTTTACCGTGGTGGTGGGCAAAACCTGGATGTGAAAGTAAGTGTAACTTTGCTTGATAACTAA
- a CDS encoding circularly permuted type 2 ATP-grasp protein encodes MLKNYEVGSFFDEMMEETGAPKTHYQWFHQLIGQFSDQELKEKHETAQLNFLRQGITFTVYNHTGGTERTMPFDFVPIIIPKQQWKKVEKGIKQRISALNHFLEDVYHEQRIVEAGIIPRELIENNPYYYNKQIGGVNIPLNNHVFLAGVDLIRDENGEYRVLEDNLRNPSGMSYVFQNRYVMRQVYPELFFQHSIETLEHQLSELHNAVISHVPKNADPHKTPTAVLLTPGMYNSAYYDHVFLAQQMGIELVEGRDLIVKDDVVYMKTIRGLKRVDIIYRRIDDDFLDPEAFRPDSVLGVSGLLRAYKKGNVSILNGIGNGVADDKAMYVYVPDMIRFYLDEEPIIPNVETYFLSDPEKLEYVLENLEELVVKNVGASGGYDMLIGPQSDEDLRNEFRRKIIEKPHQYIAQPTIKLSRAPAYQDGRFYPCHVDLRVFAMSGDYTNVLPGGLSRVALKEGSLVVNSSQGGGGKDTWILSEGGQSNA; translated from the coding sequence GTGCTTAAAAATTACGAAGTAGGATCTTTTTTTGACGAAATGATGGAAGAGACAGGAGCGCCGAAGACACATTACCAGTGGTTTCATCAGCTGATTGGTCAATTCTCTGACCAAGAGTTAAAAGAAAAGCATGAAACAGCACAACTGAACTTTCTTCGCCAGGGAATTACTTTTACCGTGTATAACCATACAGGTGGAACGGAACGTACCATGCCTTTCGACTTCGTTCCAATTATCATACCGAAACAACAATGGAAAAAGGTCGAAAAGGGAATCAAGCAGAGAATCAGTGCCCTCAATCATTTCCTCGAAGATGTGTACCATGAGCAAAGAATTGTTGAGGCAGGCATCATTCCTAGAGAACTGATTGAGAACAATCCTTATTATTACAATAAACAAATTGGCGGGGTAAACATTCCGTTAAATAATCATGTCTTTTTAGCGGGGGTAGATTTAATCAGGGATGAAAATGGGGAGTACCGCGTTCTTGAAGATAATTTGAGAAACCCTTCAGGCATGTCTTATGTTTTTCAAAACCGTTATGTGATGAGGCAAGTTTATCCAGAATTATTTTTCCAGCATTCAATAGAGACACTGGAACACCAGTTGTCGGAACTGCATAATGCAGTGATTAGTCATGTGCCAAAAAATGCGGATCCTCACAAGACGCCAACCGCCGTACTGTTGACTCCAGGTATGTATAATTCAGCTTATTATGATCATGTCTTTTTAGCTCAACAGATGGGGATCGAACTCGTTGAAGGAAGAGACTTGATTGTTAAAGATGATGTCGTCTATATGAAAACCATTCGCGGTTTAAAACGAGTCGATATCATTTATAGGAGAATCGATGATGACTTTCTCGATCCGGAAGCTTTCCGTCCTGATTCCGTGCTTGGAGTTTCCGGTTTATTACGAGCTTATAAAAAAGGGAATGTTTCGATCCTGAATGGGATTGGTAATGGTGTAGCTGATGATAAAGCCATGTACGTTTACGTTCCAGACATGATTCGTTTTTATTTAGATGAAGAGCCGATTATCCCAAATGTTGAAACTTACTTCTTAAGTGATCCTGAAAAGCTTGAATATGTGCTTGAGAACCTGGAAGAACTCGTCGTAAAAAACGTAGGGGCTTCCGGTGGTTATGACATGTTGATCGGACCACAATCTGATGAAGACTTGAGGAATGAATTCAGAAGAAAAATCATAGAAAAACCACATCAATATATTGCCCAGCCGACTATTAAGCTATCAAGAGCACCTGCTTATCAAGATGGGCGATTCTATCCTTGCCATGTTGACCTGCGTGTTTTTGCCATGAGCGGGGACTACACGAATGTTCTGCCCGGGGGTTTATCCAGGGTGGCATTGAAGGAAGGCTCCTTAGTCGTAAACTCTTCTCAAGGCGGGGGCGGTAAGGATACGTGGATTTTGAGTGAAGGGGGACAATCGAATGCTTAG